In a single window of the Micromonospora sp. WMMD1155 genome:
- a CDS encoding beta-ketoacyl-[acyl-carrier-protein] synthase family protein, translating to MSALITGMGLFTPVGRGVEETFDALTTGRSGLTRPPDGHPAAQSLDVAGLLPDVDPRTVTSGPETRVLDRIVVLALLAAADALADAGIEVGRDVDPERIGVIVGGVGGMATLEAQVLARADRGRAAVSPYLLTGILPNMPAARIAIAHGIRGYSSSVGTACASGAQAVADAVRLIATGEADVVLCGASEAPLFPTFADTFGNARALARAGTDPARASRPFDTSRSGFVLAEGAALLVIENAEHAAARGVSGYAEVAGFGATTDAYHPTAPRPDGAGAAACIRRALRSSGVPAAAVGYVNAHGTATKRGDVAETTALADVFGVGGVPVSSTKALTGHLLGASGVLEAAATALALGRGLLPPTYHLDDPDPACPADHIRGTPRKADPEYAVTNSFGFGGQNVSLLLARVAEPRG from the coding sequence GTGAGCGCCCTGATCACCGGGATGGGTCTGTTCACCCCGGTCGGGCGGGGTGTCGAGGAGACCTTCGACGCGCTGACCACCGGCCGCTCCGGGCTGACCCGCCCTCCCGACGGGCACCCGGCGGCACAGTCGCTGGACGTCGCCGGTCTGCTGCCCGACGTCGACCCGCGCACCGTGACGTCCGGGCCGGAGACCCGGGTGCTGGACCGGATCGTGGTGCTCGCCCTGCTCGCCGCCGCCGACGCGCTCGCCGACGCCGGCATCGAGGTGGGCCGCGACGTCGACCCCGAGCGGATCGGGGTGATCGTCGGAGGGGTCGGCGGGATGGCCACACTGGAGGCTCAGGTCCTGGCCCGCGCCGACCGGGGCCGGGCGGCGGTCAGCCCGTACCTGCTCACCGGGATCCTGCCGAACATGCCGGCGGCGCGGATCGCCATCGCGCACGGCATCCGGGGCTACAGCTCGTCGGTCGGCACCGCCTGCGCGTCCGGGGCGCAGGCGGTCGCCGACGCGGTCCGGCTGATCGCGACCGGCGAGGCCGACGTGGTGCTCTGCGGGGCCAGTGAGGCACCGCTCTTCCCGACCTTCGCCGACACCTTCGGCAACGCGCGGGCCCTGGCCCGCGCCGGGACCGACCCGGCCCGCGCCAGCCGGCCGTTCGACACCTCCCGCAGCGGTTTCGTCCTGGCCGAGGGTGCCGCGCTGCTGGTCATCGAGAACGCCGAACACGCCGCCGCGCGGGGGGTGAGCGGGTACGCCGAGGTGGCCGGCTTCGGGGCGACCACCGACGCGTACCACCCGACCGCGCCCCGCCCGGACGGTGCCGGCGCGGCCGCCTGCATCCGCCGCGCGTTGCGCAGCTCCGGTGTGCCCGCGGCGGCGGTCGGCTACGTCAACGCGCACGGCACGGCCACGAAGCGCGGCGACGTCGCGGAGACGACAGCCCTCGCGGACGTCTTCGGCGTCGGCGGCGTGCCGGTCAGCTCCACCAAGGCGCTCACCGGTCACCTGCTCGGCGCCTCCGGGGTGCTGGAGGCGGCGGCCACCGCGTTGGCGCTGGGTCGAGGGCTGCTGCCGCCGACGTACCACCTCGACGACCCGGACCCGGCCTGCCCGGCGGACCACATCCGTGGCACCCCGCGTAAGGCCGACCCGGAGTACGCGGTGACGAACTCGTTCGGGTTCGGCGGCCAGAACGTGAGCCTGCTGCTCGCCCGGGTCGCCGAGCCGAGGGGGTGA
- the hppD gene encoding 4-hydroxyphenylpyruvate dioxygenase, whose product MDIRGIDHIELYVGDARQAAFYFSTAVGFEICGQGGPETGLDGQRSLLLCHGDIRLLLTSGLSAEHPAARYVQRHGDGIAVVAVEVDDVASAYAELVGRGATGVTPPTTLAGADAEVVVAEVDGFADVRHRLVQRRGDRGDFLPGAITPTASPVQEHPPVLAEIDHLAVCVPPGQLDDTVRHFEALFDFAQIFEEHIEVDGQGMNSKVVQSRTGRVTVVLLEPDRARRPGQIDAFLDQHAGGGVQHLGLRTDDILTAVEALGRRGVRFAGTPGSYYDTLEARVGRVDAPLDRLRELGVLVDSDHDGQLLQIFAESMHVRRTLFLELIERRGARGFGSGNIKALYEAKERELAAVAATPQEVGA is encoded by the coding sequence ATGGACATCCGTGGTATCGACCACATCGAACTCTACGTGGGGGACGCCCGGCAGGCGGCCTTCTACTTCAGCACCGCCGTCGGCTTCGAGATCTGTGGCCAGGGCGGCCCGGAGACCGGGCTGGACGGGCAGCGCTCACTGCTGCTCTGCCACGGCGACATCCGGTTGCTGCTCACCTCCGGGCTGAGCGCCGAGCATCCGGCGGCGCGGTACGTGCAGCGCCACGGTGACGGCATCGCGGTCGTCGCGGTCGAGGTCGACGACGTGGCGTCCGCGTACGCCGAGCTGGTGGGTCGCGGCGCGACCGGGGTGACGCCACCGACCACCCTCGCCGGCGCGGACGCCGAGGTGGTGGTCGCCGAGGTGGACGGCTTCGCCGACGTGCGGCACCGGTTGGTGCAGCGTCGCGGGGACCGGGGCGACTTCCTGCCCGGCGCCATCACGCCGACGGCGTCCCCGGTGCAGGAGCATCCGCCGGTGCTCGCCGAGATCGACCACCTGGCGGTGTGCGTGCCACCGGGTCAGCTCGACGACACGGTCCGGCACTTCGAGGCGCTGTTCGACTTCGCGCAGATCTTCGAGGAGCACATCGAGGTCGACGGGCAGGGGATGAACTCGAAGGTGGTGCAGAGCCGCACCGGTCGGGTGACCGTGGTGCTGCTGGAACCGGACCGGGCCCGGCGGCCGGGGCAGATCGACGCTTTCCTCGACCAGCACGCCGGTGGGGGAGTGCAGCACCTGGGTCTGCGCACCGACGACATCCTCACCGCCGTCGAGGCGCTGGGTCGGCGCGGGGTGCGCTTCGCGGGCACCCCGGGCAGCTACTACGACACCCTGGAGGCCCGGGTCGGTCGGGTGGACGCGCCCCTGGACCGGCTGCGTGAGCTGGGCGTGCTCGTCGACTCCGACCACGACGGCCAACTGTTGCAGATCTTCGCCGAGTCGATGCACGTGCGCCGCACGCTGTTCCTGGAGTTGATCGAGCGGCGCGGCGCGCGGGGCTTCGGCAGCGGCAACATCAAGGCGCTCTACGAGGCCAAGGAACGGGAACTGGCCGCCGTGGCGGCCACCCCACAGGAGGTGGGCGCATGA
- a CDS encoding phytanoyl-CoA dioxygenase family protein, with the protein MTVLTAEERALLPSDEDVRHYAEHGWYLSKKVFTDDEVDALAAAAQRYYDGERDRRLPVRPPKLAYWDPSKGPVQRHNDYVHHEHDGIGAILRKPLIGAVAARLAEADEIRVFQSTLIYKPPIDGEPSNIVPWHFDKHYWASSSSEKMLTAFIPFHDCGEEMGTITMVDGSHLWKEIGADDTVVRHFADRDRSQLEEMLAENAAHNGAEIRKIPMVIPKGHVSFHHCRTYHGSGPNVSGRPRQAISLHLQDGDNAWREYPLSDGTLAAYNHDVLVRRTHEGRPDYADPDYCPIIWRHRAQQGG; encoded by the coding sequence ATGACCGTGCTGACCGCCGAGGAGCGGGCGCTGCTGCCGTCCGACGAGGACGTGCGCCACTACGCCGAGCACGGCTGGTACCTGTCGAAGAAGGTGTTCACCGACGACGAGGTGGACGCGCTCGCCGCCGCCGCGCAGCGCTACTACGACGGGGAGCGGGACCGGCGGCTGCCGGTACGCCCACCGAAGCTGGCCTACTGGGACCCGTCGAAGGGGCCGGTGCAGCGGCACAACGACTACGTCCACCACGAACACGACGGGATCGGCGCGATCCTGCGCAAGCCGCTGATCGGCGCGGTCGCCGCCCGCCTCGCCGAGGCCGACGAGATCCGGGTCTTCCAGTCCACGCTGATCTACAAGCCGCCCATCGACGGTGAGCCGAGCAACATCGTGCCCTGGCACTTCGACAAGCACTACTGGGCGTCCTCGTCGTCGGAGAAGATGCTCACCGCGTTCATCCCGTTTCACGACTGCGGGGAGGAGATGGGCACCATCACCATGGTCGACGGCTCGCACCTGTGGAAGGAGATCGGCGCCGACGACACGGTGGTGCGGCACTTCGCCGACCGGGACCGCAGCCAGCTGGAGGAGATGCTGGCGGAGAACGCCGCGCACAACGGCGCGGAGATCCGCAAGATCCCGATGGTGATCCCCAAGGGGCACGTGAGCTTCCACCACTGCCGCACCTACCACGGCAGCGGCCCCAACGTCAGCGGTCGCCCCCGACAGGCGATCTCGCTGCACCTGCAGGACGGCGACAACGCCTGGCGGGAGTATCCGCTCTCCGACGGCACGCTCGCCGCGTACAACCACGACGTGCTGGTCCGCCGCACCCACGAGGGGCGACCGGACTACGCCGACCCCGACTACTGCCCGATCATCTGGCGCCACCGCGCCCAACAGGGAGGCTGA
- a CDS encoding DUF3050 domain-containing protein, whose protein sequence is MSRYDWGKTHPGIERLERAVTDRRDAVVKHPLYANLDNHEALVTFMEHHVFAVWDFMSLLKSLQRQLTCVTVPWIPTGPTGSRRLINDIVMVEESDELGGGYISHFELYVRGMGEAGADTTAVNALVDLLRAGRPVREALVEAGVPDASARFAATTWQIIESTPVHCQAAAFAFGREDLIPDMFTQVVSVNEVSNRLHTFVDYLERHIEVDGEQHTPMAMQMLADLCGDDDTKWQECADTVNTALAARARLWDDILAAVKGPA, encoded by the coding sequence ATGTCACGCTACGACTGGGGGAAGACGCACCCGGGCATCGAACGGTTGGAGCGGGCGGTGACCGACCGGCGTGACGCCGTGGTCAAGCACCCCCTCTACGCCAATCTGGACAATCACGAGGCGCTGGTCACCTTCATGGAGCACCACGTCTTCGCGGTGTGGGACTTCATGTCCCTGCTGAAGTCGTTGCAGCGGCAGTTGACCTGCGTCACCGTGCCGTGGATCCCGACCGGGCCGACCGGCAGCCGCCGCCTGATCAACGACATCGTCATGGTCGAGGAGAGCGACGAGCTGGGCGGCGGCTACATCAGCCACTTCGAGCTGTATGTGCGGGGCATGGGCGAGGCCGGCGCGGACACCACCGCCGTCAACGCACTCGTCGACCTGCTGCGCGCCGGGCGGCCGGTACGCGAGGCGCTCGTCGAGGCCGGGGTGCCGGACGCGTCGGCGAGGTTCGCCGCGACCACCTGGCAGATCATCGAGTCGACCCCGGTGCACTGCCAGGCGGCGGCGTTCGCGTTCGGCCGGGAGGACCTCATCCCGGACATGTTCACCCAGGTCGTCTCGGTCAACGAGGTCAGCAACCGGCTGCACACGTTCGTCGACTACCTGGAACGGCACATCGAGGTCGACGGCGAACAGCACACCCCGATGGCCATGCAGATGCTCGCCGACCTGTGCGGCGACGACGACACCAAGTGGCAGGAGTGCGCCGACACGGTCAACACCGCGCTCGCCGCCCGGGCCCGCCTCTGGGACGACATCCTCGCCGCCGTCAAGGGCCCGGCGTGA
- a CDS encoding thiamine pyrophosphate-dependent dehydrogenase E1 component subunit alpha — MTDADPVRLYRTVRLIRRFEERAVELVHGGQIVGGIHPYLGQEGIAAGVCAALGADDVLAGTHRGHGHVLARGADPARMLAELCGRVTGLNAGRGGSMHAADLSLGVLGANAIVGASGAIVTGAVWAHRRRGRDTVGVSFFGDGAVNEGMLLEAFNLAALWRVPVLFVCENNGYATTMPVGGAVAGSITGRAAAFGIPAVVVDGQDPEGVRVAAAAAVDRMRVGGGPELIEARTYRFDVHHTFEHAVRLDYRPPDEVTRGRSRDPVDIQGARLADADRAAVDAEVEATLDAAVDFALASPHPDPADALAHLYASGLTARTGGG, encoded by the coding sequence GTGACCGACGCCGACCCGGTCCGGCTCTACCGCACGGTCCGGCTGATCCGCCGGTTCGAGGAGCGGGCGGTGGAGCTGGTCCACGGCGGGCAGATCGTCGGCGGCATCCACCCGTACCTCGGTCAGGAGGGGATCGCCGCCGGCGTCTGCGCCGCCCTGGGCGCCGACGACGTGCTCGCCGGAACCCATCGCGGCCACGGGCACGTGCTGGCCCGGGGCGCGGACCCGGCCCGGATGCTCGCCGAGCTGTGCGGCCGGGTCACCGGTCTCAACGCCGGGCGGGGCGGGTCGATGCACGCCGCCGACCTGAGCCTCGGTGTGCTCGGCGCCAACGCGATAGTGGGGGCCTCCGGGGCGATCGTCACGGGCGCGGTGTGGGCGCACCGCCGCCGGGGCCGCGACACCGTCGGGGTGAGCTTCTTCGGCGACGGCGCGGTCAACGAGGGGATGCTGCTGGAGGCGTTCAACCTGGCCGCGCTCTGGCGGGTACCGGTGCTGTTCGTCTGCGAGAACAACGGCTACGCCACCACCATGCCGGTCGGCGGCGCGGTGGCCGGCAGCATCACCGGCCGGGCCGCCGCGTTCGGCATCCCGGCCGTGGTGGTCGACGGCCAGGACCCCGAGGGGGTACGCGTCGCCGCGGCCGCCGCCGTCGACCGGATGCGGGTCGGCGGCGGCCCCGAGCTGATCGAGGCCCGTACCTACCGCTTCGACGTCCACCACACCTTCGAACACGCGGTACGCCTCGACTACCGCCCGCCCGACGAGGTGACCCGGGGCCGGTCCCGGGACCCGGTGGACATCCAGGGTGCACGTCTCGCCGACGCCGACCGGGCGGCGGTGGACGCCGAGGTCGAGGCGACACTCGACGCGGCGGTGGACTTCGCCCTGGCCAGCCCGCACCCCGACCCGGCCGACGCCCTGGCCCACCTGTACGCCAGCGGCCTGACCGCCCGCACCGGAGGTGGGTGA
- a CDS encoding transketolase C-terminal domain-containing protein, with translation MPRLSYRRALARALADELTRDEAVFVLGEDVQVGASMVTTGLAKRFGVDRVRDTPLSEQAFTSFATGAALAGLRPVIEFQIPSLLFLVFEQIVNHAHKFPLMTGGQCAVPVTYLVPGSGSRTGWAGQHSDHPYSLFAHVGVVTVVPATPADAYGLLVTAIRHDDPVVVFAPAGAMDVRDDVDDLSPVPLGRGRIHRFGCDVTVVAIGHLVHDALAVADELADQVSVEVFDPRTLYPFDIDGLTESVARTGRLVVFDDGNRACGMAAEIITSVLERVRLLAPPRRVTRPDGAVLPFAPALDRAVQPGRDQLATAIHLTMKDTS, from the coding sequence GTGCCCCGACTGTCGTACCGGCGGGCGTTGGCCCGGGCCCTCGCCGACGAGCTGACCCGCGACGAGGCGGTCTTCGTGCTCGGTGAGGACGTCCAGGTCGGGGCGTCGATGGTGACCACCGGTCTGGCCAAGCGGTTCGGCGTCGACCGGGTCCGCGACACCCCGCTGTCGGAGCAGGCGTTCACCAGCTTCGCCACCGGGGCGGCGCTGGCCGGGCTGCGGCCGGTGATCGAGTTCCAGATCCCGTCGCTGCTGTTCCTGGTCTTCGAGCAGATCGTCAACCACGCGCACAAGTTCCCGCTGATGACCGGGGGGCAGTGCGCGGTGCCGGTCACCTACCTGGTGCCCGGCTCCGGGTCGCGGACCGGCTGGGCCGGGCAGCACTCCGACCACCCGTACAGCCTCTTCGCGCACGTGGGCGTCGTCACCGTCGTACCGGCCACCCCGGCCGACGCGTACGGGCTGCTGGTCACCGCGATCCGCCACGACGACCCGGTGGTGGTGTTCGCGCCCGCCGGAGCGATGGACGTACGCGACGACGTCGACGACCTGTCACCGGTGCCGCTGGGCCGGGGGCGGATCCACCGCTTCGGCTGCGACGTCACGGTGGTCGCGATCGGGCACCTGGTGCACGACGCGCTCGCGGTGGCCGACGAGCTGGCCGACCAGGTCTCGGTGGAGGTGTTCGACCCGCGCACCCTGTACCCGTTCGACATCGACGGTCTCACCGAGTCGGTGGCCCGCACCGGACGCCTCGTCGTGTTCGACGACGGCAACCGGGCCTGCGGAATGGCCGCCGAGATCATCACCTCGGTGCTGGAGCGGGTGCGACTGCTCGCCCCGCCGCGCCGGGTCACCCGACCGGACGGCGCGGTCCTGCCGTTCGCGCCCGCCCTGGACCGGGCCGTACAGCCCGGCCGGGACCAGCTCGCCACCGCCATCCACCTGACCATGAAGGACACCTCATGA
- a CDS encoding SGNH/GDSL hydrolase family protein, with translation MTSTVTESTDPYCLREGESAALLRGHPWRRFVALGDSVVEGLCEPTPGYPDVQWADRIAAELDAARPGLAYLNLGRSGLRAHEVRATQLAPALAFGPDLALVVCGGNDAFRSRYDADSVDVELTAMIVALRGAGADVITVGMFDVSYSPAVPEAVRPGLRERMRRLSAHTARLAERLGTLHVHLTDHPLTADPTLYSTDGRHGSARSDAIATAETLRLLSTHRR, from the coding sequence ATGACATCGACGGTGACCGAGTCGACGGACCCGTACTGCCTGCGGGAGGGCGAGAGCGCGGCACTGTTGCGGGGGCATCCGTGGCGACGGTTCGTGGCACTGGGCGACAGTGTCGTCGAGGGTCTGTGCGAGCCGACGCCGGGCTACCCGGACGTGCAGTGGGCCGACCGGATCGCCGCCGAACTGGACGCCGCCCGGCCGGGTCTGGCGTACCTCAATCTCGGCCGTAGCGGGCTGCGCGCGCACGAGGTCCGCGCCACCCAACTGGCCCCGGCGCTGGCGTTCGGTCCGGACCTGGCACTCGTGGTCTGCGGCGGCAACGACGCCTTCCGGTCCCGCTACGACGCCGACAGCGTCGACGTGGAGTTGACCGCGATGATCGTCGCCCTCCGGGGAGCCGGCGCGGACGTGATCACGGTGGGCATGTTCGACGTCTCGTACAGCCCGGCGGTACCGGAGGCGGTGCGCCCCGGCCTGCGGGAGCGGATGCGCCGTCTCTCCGCGCACACCGCGCGACTCGCCGAGCGGCTGGGCACCCTGCACGTGCACCTCACCGACCACCCGCTGACCGCCGATCCGACCCTCTACAGCACCGACGGCCGCCACGGCAGCGCCCGCAGCGACGCCATCGCCACCGCCGAAACCCTCCGCCTCCTGTCCACCCACCGCCGCTGA